A single region of the Fodinicurvata sp. EGI_FJ10296 genome encodes:
- a CDS encoding cytochrome c — MKIKRIALGTAAVLAATLVVAGGGAYLWAERHDSLDAIDPPDAASFDSELIDRGETLAAAGFCASCHTRSSAEPYAGGRPMETPFGVVHATNITPDPETGIGRWSADAFRRAMHQGIRRDGAYLYPVFPYDHFTRITDDDIDALYAYFMTRKPVEQATPENGLSFPFNVRTLLAGWTLLYLDEGRFEPDPDRDDEWNRGAYLVEGLGHCGACHTPRNDFGAVNEDARFTGARVDGWYATPLIPHSPAPVPWSEFGMVNYLIDGWDMDYGIANGPMQPVVNSLARLPEDDVYAISTYLLSFQDDESDVSRDDLLADAEARAFADDRVPEDERLEEGPLRRGQQRFADSCANCHRSVSDTAPLALLSSVQGDDPINLINAIIDGVEPPDGVPNKSMPGFSSMPDDEISDLVAFIRHHFTDEPAWENVSDAIAESRRNFQ; from the coding sequence ATGAAAATCAAGCGTATCGCCCTTGGTACCGCCGCCGTCCTCGCTGCTACCCTCGTCGTCGCAGGCGGCGGGGCCTATCTTTGGGCCGAACGCCACGACAGTCTTGATGCGATCGATCCACCGGACGCAGCTTCCTTTGACAGCGAATTGATCGATCGCGGGGAAACCCTGGCCGCGGCCGGCTTCTGCGCCAGTTGCCACACCCGGTCGAGCGCCGAGCCCTATGCCGGTGGACGGCCCATGGAAACGCCGTTCGGCGTGGTTCACGCAACCAATATCACGCCGGACCCGGAAACCGGCATCGGCCGATGGTCGGCCGACGCCTTCCGTCGAGCCATGCATCAGGGGATACGCCGGGACGGTGCCTATCTTTATCCGGTTTTTCCCTATGATCATTTCACCCGCATCACCGATGACGACATCGATGCGCTCTACGCCTATTTCATGACCAGGAAACCCGTTGAGCAGGCGACACCCGAAAACGGCCTGTCTTTTCCTTTCAACGTCCGAACTCTGCTGGCGGGATGGACTCTGCTGTATCTCGACGAAGGCCGGTTCGAACCGGACCCGGACCGGGACGACGAATGGAACAGAGGCGCCTATCTGGTCGAAGGACTGGGCCATTGCGGCGCCTGCCACACGCCCCGAAACGACTTCGGCGCCGTCAACGAAGACGCCCGCTTCACCGGTGCCCGTGTCGATGGCTGGTACGCAACACCACTGATACCGCACTCGCCCGCACCCGTCCCCTGGTCGGAATTCGGCATGGTGAATTACCTGATCGATGGGTGGGACATGGACTACGGCATCGCCAACGGGCCGATGCAACCGGTCGTCAACAGTCTGGCTCGGCTGCCGGAAGACGACGTCTATGCGATTTCCACCTATCTGCTGTCGTTCCAGGACGATGAATCGGACGTTTCGCGTGACGATCTGCTGGCCGACGCCGAGGCGCGTGCCTTTGCTGACGACCGCGTGCCCGAAGACGAACGACTCGAAGAAGGACCGTTGCGGCGCGGCCAACAGCGGTTCGCCGATTCATGCGCCAATTGCCATCGGTCGGTCTCGGATACTGCGCCGCTGGCGCTCCTGTCATCGGTCCAGGGGGACGATCCGATCAACCTGATCAACGCGATCATCGACGGTGTGGAACCGCCCGATGGCGTGCCGAACAAGTCGATGCCGGGCTTCAGCTCGATGCCGGACGACGAAATCAGCGATCTGGTCGCTTTCATCCGCCACCACTTCACCGACGAGCCAGCCTGGGAGAACGTATCGGACGCGATCGCCGAGAGCCGCCGGAATTTCCAGTGA
- the glcF gene encoding glycolate oxidase subunit GlcF: MQTNFSLAQLADPDTRESEKILRACVHCGFCTATCPTYVLLGDELDSPRGRIYLMKDMLENDKPATPQVVKHIDRCLSCLSCMTTCPSGVHYMHLVDHGRKHIAETYTRPLPDRLMRRLLSVVLPSPWLFRLALMGAWPVRRAAGLFPGRLKTLMGMVPRTIPAPSGVDKPQVFPADGVHRTRPRQRVAILNGCAQQVLDPSINEATIRLLTRHGVEVAVSRGAGCCGALTHHMGMEEPALESARANVDAWWRETKEGGGPGLDAIVINTSGCGTTVKDYGFMLREDPDYRDKAERISALARDVTEVMADIGLNAPVAPRGQRVAYHSACSMQHGQQLRTQPKSLLKDAGFDVVDVPEGHLCCGSAGTYNLLQPEIAGRLRDRKVANIESTEPELVATGNIGCISQIAGGTGIPIVHTVHLLDWATGGPRPAGLPDLHGDAAALPAAAE, from the coding sequence ATGCAGACGAATTTCTCACTGGCCCAACTGGCCGATCCCGATACCCGGGAGTCGGAAAAGATCCTCCGGGCCTGTGTGCATTGTGGCTTCTGTACGGCCACTTGTCCGACCTATGTGCTGCTGGGCGACGAACTCGACAGCCCGCGTGGCCGGATTTATCTGATGAAGGACATGCTGGAGAACGACAAGCCGGCGACGCCGCAGGTCGTCAAGCATATCGACCGGTGCCTGTCGTGTCTGTCCTGCATGACCACCTGTCCGTCCGGTGTCCACTACATGCATCTGGTAGACCACGGCCGCAAACATATCGCGGAGACCTATACACGGCCGCTGCCCGACCGGTTGATGCGCCGGTTGCTGTCGGTCGTGCTGCCGTCGCCATGGCTGTTCCGGCTGGCGCTGATGGGTGCGTGGCCCGTCAGACGGGCGGCGGGTCTGTTCCCCGGGCGGCTGAAGACATTGATGGGGATGGTGCCTCGCACGATTCCGGCCCCCAGCGGTGTCGACAAGCCGCAGGTGTTTCCGGCGGACGGCGTTCACCGGACCCGGCCCAGGCAGCGTGTGGCAATTCTGAACGGTTGCGCCCAGCAGGTGCTTGACCCGTCGATCAATGAGGCGACGATACGGCTTCTGACCCGACACGGCGTCGAAGTCGCGGTTTCCCGCGGTGCCGGATGCTGTGGCGCCCTGACCCACCACATGGGCATGGAAGAACCGGCGCTCGAATCGGCGCGGGCGAATGTCGACGCGTGGTGGCGCGAGACGAAAGAGGGCGGCGGTCCGGGCCTGGACGCCATCGTCATCAACACGTCGGGATGCGGTACGACGGTCAAGGACTATGGCTTCATGCTGCGGGAAGACCCCGACTATCGCGACAAGGCCGAACGGATCAGTGCCCTCGCCAGAGACGTGACCGAGGTGATGGCCGATATCGGATTGAACGCCCCCGTGGCGCCGCGCGGGCAGCGTGTGGCCTATCACTCGGCCTGCTCGATGCAGCACGGCCAGCAGCTGCGCACACAGCCGAAATCGTTGCTCAAGGATGCCGGATTCGACGTCGTCGACGTGCCCGAGGGGCATCTCTGTTGCGGATCGGCGGGAACCTACAACCTGTTGCAGCCCGAGATCGCCGGTCGGCTGCGTGACCGCAAGGTCGCGAATATCGAATCGACGGAGCCCGAATTGGTCGCAACCGGCAATATCGGCTGCATTTCCCAGATCGCCGGCGGCACCGGCATTCCGATCGTTCATACGGTTCATCTGCTCGACTGGGCGACGGGTGGTCCCCGTCCGGCCGGACTTCCGGATTTGCACGGCGACGCGGCGGCGCTGCCGGCGGCCGCCGAATAG
- a CDS encoding sensor domain-containing diguanylate cyclase, which yields MLDRLSLRAQIIAVVAFLSVALVGVAGTAVGVVGTDRLRGMITHSLEGSAASVANALDRSIFERYREIDTLSRMAHIRRHAADPDGVEQLRAVFDTVQSDEDRYAWIGFADAGGTIRAGTDDRMIGLSAADRPWFQDGSRRPHAGDVAPAPLLESAQEDRASQSLSNGRFVTIAFPVRDNAGDLVGVLAAYLDWDFADEMRRTVLANGATPDDLQIIVVNIAGEVILGVEGVPRETMFTPLMPLWGRGIVEGQGPDGGLYLHGYALASGYDSYPGPGWSVVARRPVDAALAPVQETRAAIIAIAVPVAAAGILGVWFLIGRLVRPLGHITDVAEDLGRDPRSGQMPMVGGSREVSGLSLALRSLLRRIGGLESALDQTQQVMEQQVAEKTRRMADDIAALRTLADYDPMLHRMLNRRAFLEAAGPVLEDVVAGRRDAAAIVFDLDRFKAINDTHGHAAGDAVLQSVAETTLRSTRNADLVARFGGEEFTVLMPNATINDARLLAERLRRAIASEPVAYDGGNLFVTASFGCATIVAADRDVLEALDRADRALYRAKEGGRNTVMAA from the coding sequence ATGTTGGATCGACTTTCATTGCGCGCCCAGATCATCGCCGTCGTCGCCTTTCTTTCGGTGGCGCTGGTCGGTGTTGCCGGAACTGCTGTCGGTGTTGTGGGTACCGACCGACTGCGTGGCATGATCACTCATTCGCTTGAAGGTTCGGCGGCGTCGGTCGCAAACGCTCTGGACCGCAGCATTTTCGAGCGCTACCGCGAAATCGATACCCTTTCCCGGATGGCGCATATCCGCCGCCATGCAGCGGATCCCGACGGTGTGGAGCAACTCCGCGCCGTTTTCGACACCGTACAGTCGGATGAGGACCGTTATGCCTGGATCGGTTTTGCCGACGCCGGGGGAACGATCAGGGCCGGAACCGACGACAGGATGATCGGTTTGTCTGCCGCCGACCGGCCATGGTTTCAGGATGGGTCGCGCCGGCCTCACGCTGGTGATGTCGCGCCGGCACCGCTGCTGGAATCCGCCCAGGAGGATCGGGCTTCGCAATCGTTGTCCAACGGGCGGTTCGTCACGATCGCATTTCCGGTTCGCGACAATGCCGGCGACCTGGTCGGCGTGCTTGCGGCCTATCTCGATTGGGATTTCGCGGACGAGATGCGGCGGACGGTGCTCGCCAACGGTGCGACGCCGGACGATCTGCAGATCATCGTCGTGAACATCGCCGGCGAGGTGATCCTCGGCGTCGAAGGCGTTCCGCGAGAGACGATGTTCACACCGCTGATGCCGCTCTGGGGCCGCGGAATCGTTGAAGGGCAGGGACCCGATGGTGGCCTGTACCTGCATGGCTATGCTCTGGCCAGCGGTTATGACAGCTATCCGGGGCCCGGCTGGTCGGTTGTCGCACGCCGGCCGGTCGATGCGGCCCTGGCGCCTGTTCAGGAAACGCGGGCGGCGATCATTGCCATCGCGGTGCCGGTTGCAGCGGCGGGAATTCTGGGCGTCTGGTTTCTCATTGGCCGTCTGGTGCGGCCGCTGGGACACATTACCGATGTGGCGGAGGATCTGGGCCGCGATCCCCGCAGCGGTCAGATGCCCATGGTCGGCGGCTCACGAGAAGTATCGGGCCTTTCTCTCGCGCTGCGCTCGCTGTTGCGGCGAATCGGCGGGCTGGAATCGGCCCTGGATCAGACTCAGCAGGTCATGGAACAACAGGTCGCCGAAAAAACGCGGCGGATGGCCGACGACATCGCCGCGCTCAGGACGCTGGCCGATTACGATCCTATGCTTCATCGCATGCTCAACCGTCGGGCATTTCTGGAGGCTGCTGGCCCGGTGCTGGAAGACGTTGTTGCCGGACGACGTGATGCCGCCGCGATCGTGTTCGACCTCGACCGTTTCAAGGCGATCAATGACACGCACGGCCATGCCGCCGGTGACGCGGTGCTGCAATCGGTTGCAGAGACCACATTGCGATCAACGCGCAATGCCGATCTGGTCGCGCGATTCGGGGGTGAGGAATTCACGGTCCTGATGCCGAACGCCACGATCAATGACGCGCGGTTGTTGGCAGAGCGCCTGCGCCGGGCCATCGCCTCGGAACCGGTCGCCTATGACGGCGGAAATCTGTTCGTTACCGCCAGTTTCGGCTGCGCGACCATCGTCGCGGCCGACCGCGATGTGCTGGAGGCGCTGGATCGGGCGGACCGGGCGCTGTATCGGGCCAAGGAAGGCGGCAGAAACACCGTGATGGCGGCCTAG
- the glcE gene encoding glycolate oxidase subunit GlcE, producing the protein MTDRDAGERLSPTTVDQLRDAVRWAVSEEAPMELVGAGTKRSLGRPIQTKMTLDTRQFSGISLYEPEELVMSARAATPLAEIEAALDAKGQELAFEPADYGPLYGGTPNAGTIGGVFAANLSGPRRMKIGAARDHLLGLHAVSGRGEVFKTGGRVVKNVTGYDLCKLLTGAFGTLGVLTDVTFKVLPRSEAVRTLSVSGLSAADAVAAMTVALRSAVEPTGAAFLPSALGPDSSEIGDTGRLLIRIEGFSASVDDRARTLTALLDKYGGVDSHDDAESRTLWRGIRDGAAFGSDTPLAQMALWRVSVPPVAAPAILDTIRAAIPDMRYLIDWGGGLLWIAAPEAADGGADAIRGAIAASGGHATLIRGSSQLRSAVPVFQPPAGPLLALSGRIKESFDPGRVLNPGRMYAGI; encoded by the coding sequence ATGACCGACCGGGACGCGGGCGAGCGCTTATCTCCCACCACCGTGGATCAACTTCGCGATGCCGTGCGCTGGGCGGTATCGGAAGAGGCGCCGATGGAACTGGTCGGCGCCGGGACGAAACGATCTCTCGGCCGCCCGATCCAGACGAAGATGACCCTCGATACGCGCCAGTTCTCCGGGATCTCGCTCTACGAGCCCGAGGAACTGGTGATGTCCGCCCGGGCTGCGACACCTCTGGCAGAGATCGAGGCGGCCCTGGATGCCAAAGGCCAGGAACTGGCATTCGAACCCGCCGATTACGGTCCGCTATACGGGGGAACGCCGAACGCGGGGACGATCGGCGGCGTATTTGCGGCCAATCTGTCCGGTCCCCGGCGCATGAAGATTGGCGCCGCCCGCGACCATCTGCTGGGATTGCACGCCGTGTCCGGGCGGGGCGAGGTGTTCAAGACCGGCGGCCGCGTGGTCAAGAATGTCACCGGCTATGACTTGTGCAAGCTTTTGACCGGGGCGTTTGGCACGCTCGGCGTCTTGACCGATGTCACGTTCAAGGTGCTGCCCCGTTCTGAAGCGGTGCGGACCTTGTCGGTGTCGGGACTTTCCGCCGCCGACGCTGTCGCGGCGATGACGGTGGCCCTTCGATCGGCCGTTGAGCCCACTGGCGCTGCCTTTCTGCCGTCAGCGCTCGGCCCCGATTCATCTGAAATCGGCGATACCGGCAGGCTGTTGATACGGATCGAAGGATTCAGTGCATCCGTCGATGACAGAGCCCGTACCCTGACCGCACTTTTGGACAAGTATGGCGGGGTCGACAGCCACGACGATGCCGAGAGCCGGACGCTGTGGCGCGGCATCCGCGACGGGGCGGCTTTTGGCAGCGACACGCCACTGGCGCAGATGGCGCTTTGGCGGGTCTCGGTGCCGCCCGTCGCCGCGCCGGCCATACTCGATACGATCCGGGCGGCGATCCCGGACATGCGGTATCTGATCGACTGGGGCGGGGGCCTGTTATGGATCGCCGCGCCTGAAGCCGCAGATGGCGGGGCCGATGCCATTCGCGGCGCGATCGCCGCTTCGGGAGGCCACGCCACCCTGATCCGGGGCAGCAGCCAACTGCGATCCGCGGTGCCGGTCTTTCAGCCGCCGGCCGGCCCGCTGCTGGCACTGTCGGGCCGCATCAAGGAGAGCTTCGACCCCGGCCGGGTCCTTAACCCCGGACGAATGTACGCGGGTATCTGA
- a CDS encoding molybdopterin cofactor-binding domain-containing protein — MNELLSVSRRRFLQTSGFLSIAFSMPVSLKIGSALASDGSQLHGDLRGNPMLDSWIQINADGTVRMLIGKVELGQGIVTAFAQIVADELDVDIGRLDIVSGDTFLSPDQGTTAGSNSMPAGYGALRMAAAEARQVMLELASQNLGVPASELSVSDGTVTGPDGAEATYWDLITGEELHREISGTATPKTADQHTIVGQSIGRLDIPGMMTGEPTFLHDLRPEGMVHGYIVRPPTYDASLVDVDTSAAEGLPGVIAVVRNGSFLGVVAERPEQAISAGEMLNQMAEWNVPANLPGNDNIYDWLLAQDAIVKQTKDEPRNGGPEAARTMEATYYRPYHMHGSLGTSAAIATLGDDEVMTIQTHSQSVFATAEAIAGMLGVDLDKVRCQHVQGSGCYGHNMADDAAADAALLAREVPGRPVRLQYTRDQEHRWEPYGSAMVIKTRAGVDEDGNVLDFEHDVWSTPHGLRPSGNPARLLPARYLDPPFEDIGIPENSGGPPNYNTARNAIADYSFPGHVVTDHYVPQIPLRVSSTRGLGAFANIFADESFMDELAVDAGVDTLEYRLRHTDDQRALDVMNAAAEKFGWASFERRENHGRGFAYARYKNYAALSAVALEVEVNPRNGRIRVIRAATAADAGEIVNPDGLTNQIEGGLIQMLSWALKEEVRFDDTRVQSNDWASYPILTFSEVPTVETVLINRPGEPYLGAGETMTGQAAAAVANAVYDAIGIRLRRVPFTPSAVQSALRS, encoded by the coding sequence ATGAATGAACTCCTTAGCGTCAGCCGCCGCCGGTTCCTGCAAACCAGCGGCTTTCTGAGCATCGCTTTCAGCATGCCGGTAAGCCTGAAAATCGGCAGTGCCCTTGCCAGCGACGGGTCGCAACTGCATGGCGATCTTCGCGGAAATCCCATGCTGGATTCCTGGATTCAGATCAATGCCGACGGCACGGTCAGAATGCTGATCGGCAAGGTGGAACTGGGCCAGGGCATCGTTACCGCTTTCGCCCAGATCGTGGCGGACGAACTCGATGTCGATATCGGCCGTCTGGACATTGTTTCCGGCGACACGTTCCTGTCACCCGATCAGGGAACGACAGCCGGCTCGAACTCGATGCCGGCAGGTTACGGCGCACTGCGCATGGCCGCAGCCGAAGCTCGGCAGGTGATGCTCGAACTCGCATCCCAGAACCTGGGCGTCCCGGCGTCGGAACTCTCGGTTTCCGACGGCACGGTCACCGGACCCGATGGCGCAGAAGCGACCTATTGGGACCTGATCACGGGCGAGGAACTGCACCGCGAGATCAGCGGAACCGCAACGCCCAAGACGGCCGATCAACATACCATCGTCGGTCAATCGATCGGCCGGCTTGATATCCCGGGCATGATGACCGGTGAGCCGACATTCCTGCATGACCTGCGCCCCGAGGGTATGGTTCACGGCTATATCGTCCGCCCGCCGACCTATGACGCCAGTCTGGTCGACGTCGACACCTCAGCTGCCGAAGGGTTGCCGGGCGTCATTGCCGTCGTCCGCAACGGCAGTTTCCTCGGTGTCGTCGCAGAGCGGCCAGAACAGGCCATTTCCGCCGGCGAAATGCTGAACCAGATGGCCGAATGGAACGTGCCCGCCAATTTGCCGGGCAACGACAACATTTACGACTGGCTGCTGGCGCAGGACGCGATCGTCAAGCAGACCAAGGACGAACCGCGTAACGGCGGCCCCGAGGCGGCCCGCACGATGGAGGCGACCTATTATCGCCCCTATCACATGCATGGTTCGCTGGGCACGTCGGCGGCGATCGCCACACTGGGCGACGATGAGGTCATGACCATCCAGACCCACAGCCAGAGCGTATTTGCCACGGCCGAGGCGATTGCCGGAATGCTGGGCGTCGACCTGGACAAGGTCCGCTGCCAGCATGTCCAGGGGTCGGGCTGCTATGGTCACAATATGGCCGATGACGCGGCCGCTGACGCCGCGCTGTTGGCACGCGAGGTCCCGGGCCGGCCTGTCCGTCTGCAATATACACGCGATCAGGAGCATCGTTGGGAACCCTATGGCTCGGCCATGGTCATCAAGACACGGGCCGGCGTCGATGAAGACGGCAACGTACTCGATTTCGAGCATGACGTCTGGTCGACACCTCATGGCCTGCGGCCCAGCGGCAACCCGGCGCGGCTGCTGCCCGCGCGGTATCTCGATCCACCGTTCGAGGACATCGGCATTCCTGAAAATTCAGGCGGCCCGCCGAACTACAACACGGCCCGAAACGCCATCGCTGACTATTCTTTCCCGGGTCATGTCGTAACCGATCATTATGTGCCTCAAATTCCGCTCAGGGTGTCGTCAACCCGCGGATTGGGAGCGTTCGCCAACATCTTCGCCGATGAATCCTTTATGGACGAGCTGGCGGTGGATGCAGGCGTCGATACGCTGGAATACCGACTTCGGCATACTGACGACCAGCGAGCCCTGGACGTGATGAATGCCGCGGCGGAAAAGTTCGGCTGGGCGAGCTTCGAACGCCGCGAAAACCATGGGCGCGGTTTTGCCTATGCCCGTTACAAGAACTACGCCGCGCTTTCGGCCGTAGCGCTGGAAGTGGAAGTCAACCCGCGTAACGGACGGATCCGCGTCATACGCGCGGCGACCGCTGCCGATGCCGGTGAGATCGTCAATCCCGACGGCCTGACCAACCAGATCGAAGGCGGTCTGATCCAGATGCTGAGTTGGGCGTTGAAGGAAGAGGTCCGGTTCGACGATACGCGGGTTCAGTCCAATGATTGGGCCAGCTATCCGATCCTGACCTTCTCTGAAGTGCCGACCGTCGAGACGGTTTTGATCAACCGTCCGGGCGAACCCTATCTCGGCGCCGGCGAAACCATGACGGGGCAAGCTGCCGCCGCGGTGGCGAACGCGGTCTATGACGCCATCGGCATCCGGCTGCGGCGCGTGCCGTTCACGCCGAGCGCCGTGCAATCGGCGTTGCGAAGCTAA